In the genome of Olsenella profusa DSM 13989, one region contains:
- a CDS encoding IS3 family transposase, with translation MYGKEQRRKAIETFARFDHSYADTVAELGHPTTSALRGWWKEHQLHGDEFLEKSCRKPKCPDEKKQAAVDYYLEHGKSLTRTIGAMGHPSREMLGTWIDGLAPGQRKCRGPNPKKGALPMETKARAVAELEARAGSAAEVAERHGVSRVAPYAWRREILGHNEGNPEEKGVPASKPYDDLPDGIRELERMQPDLRARVRKLQLEIDVRQATLEILKKEPGTDPNRLTNAERAATASPLRPKWRLKDLLALMQMAKSSYEYAAAALVRPGSAERAESRAAVIKAFDDSGGTHGYRRIVAQTGAGGWTVRTIMDKEGLVARTAKKKRRYSSYQGEASEAPDDLLRDERGKHHLKSEKPNELWVTDVTEFRIPAGKPYLSPIIGCFDGMPISWTISTSPNAEMANSSLMGACAQLREGEHPKGHSDRGCHYRWPEWIKICDDHGIVRSMPREGCSPDNARAEGFFGRLKIEFFYGCV, from the coding sequence ATGTACGGCAAGGAGCAGAGAAGGAAGGCCATCGAGACCTTCGCCAGGTTCGACCATAGCTACGCGGACACTGTTGCTGAGCTGGGCCATCCCACCACTTCGGCATTGCGCGGGTGGTGGAAGGAGCACCAGCTCCACGGTGACGAGTTCCTGGAGAAGAGCTGCCGCAAGCCGAAGTGCCCCGACGAGAAGAAGCAGGCGGCTGTTGACTACTACCTGGAGCACGGAAAAAGCCTCACACGGACGATAGGGGCCATGGGGCATCCAAGCCGCGAGATGCTCGGCACCTGGATTGACGGGCTCGCGCCCGGCCAGAGGAAATGCCGCGGGCCGAATCCCAAGAAGGGCGCTCTGCCGATGGAGACGAAGGCGCGGGCCGTGGCGGAGCTCGAGGCACGGGCCGGCAGTGCCGCCGAGGTTGCCGAGCGCCACGGCGTGTCCCGCGTCGCACCCTATGCCTGGCGGCGAGAGATCCTGGGGCACAATGAGGGGAACCCCGAAGAGAAAGGGGTCCCCGCGAGCAAGCCCTACGATGATCTGCCGGATGGCATTCGCGAGCTAGAGAGGATGCAGCCCGACCTGAGGGCGCGGGTCAGGAAGCTTCAACTCGAGATAGACGTGCGCCAGGCGACGCTCGAGATCCTAAAAAAAGAACCGGGCACCGACCCGAACCGGCTGACGAACGCGGAAAGGGCGGCGACAGCCTCGCCGCTGCGTCCGAAGTGGAGGCTCAAGGACCTGCTGGCGCTGATGCAGATGGCGAAGAGCAGCTATGAATACGCGGCTGCCGCCCTGGTACGACCTGGGAGCGCGGAGCGCGCCGAGTCGAGGGCCGCCGTCATCAAAGCGTTCGACGACAGCGGCGGCACGCACGGCTACCGCAGGATCGTCGCCCAGACGGGCGCTGGGGGGTGGACCGTGCGGACGATCATGGACAAGGAGGGCCTCGTCGCCCGCACCGCAAAGAAGAAGCGCCGCTACAGCTCCTACCAGGGGGAGGCATCCGAGGCGCCGGACGACCTGCTGCGCGACGAGCGCGGGAAGCACCACCTCAAGTCCGAGAAGCCGAACGAGCTCTGGGTGACGGACGTCACGGAGTTCCGTATCCCCGCCGGCAAGCCCTACCTCTCCCCGATAATCGGCTGCTTCGACGGCATGCCGATAAGCTGGACGATATCGACCTCCCCGAACGCCGAGATGGCGAACTCGTCGCTTATGGGCGCATGTGCCCAGCTCAGGGAGGGCGAGCATCCCAAGGGGCACAGCGACCGAGGCTGCCACTACCGCTGGCCCGAGTGGATCAAGATATGCGATGACCACGGCATCGTGAGGTCGATGCCGAGGGAGGGGTGCAGTCCCGACAACGCGAGGGCGGAAGGGTTCTTCGGAAGGCTGAAGATAGAGTTCTTCTACGGATGTGTTTGA